A region from the Citrobacter koseri ATCC BAA-895 genome encodes:
- a CDS encoding Ldh family oxidoreductase: MSLQIALEKARWLTAGLLELNGCDADIAQDVAEHMIEAERYGFPSHGVTLLPKYLENIARGDVTVNARPEVLVSEDHLLCFHAHNGFGQHAAKVAINAAIERAKAKGFCLLTLRHAHHLGRMGHFGQMASDKGLVMLAMSNVTGRPALVAPWGGAEARMTTNPFCFAWPFKGGRPAMLVDFATSSMALNKARVMSVEGKQAAPGQLIDADGYPSVDPGVLFTSPAGALLPFGEHKGFGLSLMIEMMAGILSGGDTIAEDHQAGGSAHNHLFALLIDPDKFSDRADEKGRFFADYLLATRPQSGGRPVIYPGIPEAATGARNEKTITIPASFWSWVVERYAGKGIDLGLNNQLSALAS, encoded by the coding sequence ATGTCATTGCAAATCGCACTGGAAAAGGCGCGTTGGTTAACTGCTGGATTGCTGGAGCTGAATGGTTGTGATGCAGATATCGCTCAGGATGTTGCTGAACACATGATTGAGGCCGAGCGTTATGGCTTTCCAAGTCATGGTGTCACGCTGTTGCCCAAATATCTGGAAAACATCGCCAGAGGTGATGTAACGGTTAATGCCCGACCGGAAGTGTTGGTCAGCGAAGATCATTTGTTGTGTTTTCACGCTCACAACGGTTTTGGACAGCATGCGGCGAAAGTCGCAATAAATGCGGCAATTGAGCGTGCGAAGGCGAAAGGATTTTGCCTGTTGACGCTGCGTCATGCACATCATTTAGGGCGTATGGGGCACTTTGGCCAAATGGCGAGCGATAAAGGCCTGGTGATGCTGGCGATGAGTAACGTCACTGGTCGCCCGGCGCTGGTTGCGCCATGGGGAGGAGCAGAGGCGCGTATGACTACCAACCCGTTCTGTTTTGCCTGGCCTTTCAAAGGTGGACGCCCGGCAATGCTGGTTGATTTTGCCACCAGTAGCATGGCGCTGAACAAAGCGCGCGTAATGTCGGTTGAAGGTAAACAAGCTGCACCGGGTCAACTGATTGATGCCGATGGCTACCCCAGTGTAGACCCGGGCGTACTGTTTACATCGCCTGCGGGGGCGTTACTGCCATTTGGCGAACACAAAGGCTTTGGTTTGTCGCTGATGATTGAGATGATGGCGGGGATTTTATCCGGCGGCGACACAATAGCGGAAGATCACCAGGCTGGCGGTTCTGCACACAATCATCTGTTTGCATTACTGATTGATCCCGATAAGTTTTCTGATCGCGCAGACGAGAAAGGACGCTTCTTCGCCGATTATCTGTTGGCGACGCGCCCGCAGTCAGGTGGACGGCCCGTGATCTATCCTGGAATACCGGAAGCGGCAACGGGGGCGCGTAATGAGAAAACCATCACCATCCCTGCATCGTTCTGGTCGTGGGTAGTGGAGCGCTACGCTGGAAAAGGAATTGATTTGGGGCTGAATAACCAGCTTTCAGCATTAGCCAGTTGA
- a CDS encoding DASS family sodium-coupled anion symporter: protein MSSVPNGAMQKRSIIPNSGLCLAVLAGLIIMFLPLGDTLPVAGQNMIAVLVFAIIVWISEAMDYTASAIVISALIIFMVGFAPDMNNPDTILGTTKALKLTLSGFSNSALALVAAAMFIAAAMTITGLDKRIALFTMSKIGASSRSILIGAIVVTIVLSLVVPSATARTACVVPIMMGVIAAFKVDKHSRLAASMMIVIAQATSIWNVGIQTSAAQNLLSLGFINKTFGAGHNVSWLDWLLAGAPWSLAMSVILYFLVRKLLPPETETVEGGSSAIKKALVELGPTTGKEKRLIVISLLLLVFWSTGGKLHSIDTTSVTLAGLAIMLMPGIGVMHWKEVEKRVQWGTLLMFGIGISLGSTLLDTQAASWMANYVVQGFGLDALPPLAIFAILSAFLIVIHLGFASATALTAALLPILISLLSSLPPELGVNPIGMTILLAFSVSFGFILPINAPQNMVCLGTDTFTPRQFTRVGIWLSLVGYVLLLVFAATWWKVLGLM, encoded by the coding sequence ATGTCATCAGTTCCTAATGGTGCTATGCAAAAGCGTAGCATTATTCCTAATTCTGGTTTATGTCTGGCCGTTCTTGCCGGTCTTATTATTATGTTTCTGCCGCTGGGCGACACTCTGCCGGTCGCCGGACAAAATATGATTGCCGTATTAGTATTTGCGATTATCGTCTGGATCAGTGAAGCGATGGATTACACCGCCAGCGCAATCGTGATATCCGCGTTAATCATCTTTATGGTCGGTTTCGCGCCGGATATGAATAATCCAGATACGATTCTCGGCACGACAAAAGCGCTGAAGTTAACGTTATCGGGATTTTCCAACTCTGCACTGGCGCTGGTGGCGGCGGCGATGTTTATTGCGGCGGCAATGACTATCACCGGACTGGATAAGCGCATTGCGCTATTTACGATGTCGAAAATCGGGGCCAGCAGTCGCAGTATTTTGATTGGCGCGATTGTGGTCACCATTGTTCTGAGCTTGGTTGTTCCCAGTGCTACCGCACGTACTGCCTGCGTCGTGCCGATTATGATGGGGGTTATTGCGGCGTTTAAAGTCGATAAACATTCCCGCCTGGCAGCCTCAATGATGATTGTTATCGCCCAGGCGACCAGTATCTGGAATGTCGGTATCCAGACGTCTGCTGCGCAAAACCTGCTTTCTCTGGGCTTCATTAATAAAACGTTTGGCGCAGGCCACAACGTCAGTTGGCTAGACTGGCTGCTGGCTGGCGCGCCGTGGAGTCTGGCGATGTCGGTTATTCTCTATTTTCTCGTGCGCAAACTCTTGCCGCCAGAGACGGAAACCGTGGAAGGCGGTAGCAGCGCTATCAAAAAAGCGCTGGTAGAGCTGGGGCCGACGACGGGCAAAGAAAAACGCCTGATTGTTATCTCTCTGTTGCTGCTGGTGTTCTGGTCAACGGGGGGGAAACTGCACAGCATTGACACCACCTCTGTAACCTTAGCAGGACTGGCGATAATGCTGATGCCGGGCATTGGCGTGATGCACTGGAAAGAGGTAGAGAAACGCGTTCAGTGGGGCACATTGCTGATGTTTGGTATCGGGATCAGCCTCGGTTCGACGCTGCTTGATACCCAGGCCGCTTCCTGGATGGCGAACTATGTCGTGCAAGGTTTTGGTCTTGATGCGCTGCCGCCTCTGGCGATCTTCGCCATTCTCTCTGCGTTTTTAATTGTCATCCATCTCGGATTCGCCAGCGCCACTGCGTTAACCGCCGCATTGTTGCCTATTTTGATCAGCCTGTTAAGCAGCCTGCCGCCGGAACTGGGCGTTAATCCAATCGGTATGACTATCCTGTTGGCCTTTAGCGTCAGTTTCGGTTTTATTTTGCCTATTAACGCGCCGCAAAACATGGTTTGTCTGGGAACCGATACCTTCACGCCGCGCCAGTTCACTCGCGTAGGGATTTGGCTTTCTCTGGTTGGTTATGTGCTGTTGCTGGTGTTTGCCGCCACCTGGTGGAAAGTTCTGGGTCTGATGTAA
- the sucD gene encoding succinate--CoA ligase subunit alpha produces the protein MSVLIDKYTRVLVQGITGKNGTFHTEQAIAYGTQIVGGITPGKGGQRHLDRPVFNSMKEAMRQTQADASVIYVPAPFVLDSVVEAVEAGVKLIVVITEGVPTLDMVKVRRLLDCHPEVRLIGPNCPGIITPGACKIGIMPGDIHRPGRIGIISRSGTLTYEAVAQTTALGLGQSTCIGIGGDPIPGTNFIDALRLFADDPQTDAVIMIGEIGGNAEEHAAEFIRHEMNKPVIGYIAGVTAPKGKRMGHAGAIISGSSGSAEDKFRAFDKAGMTWTRNPAQIGETLWNAIK, from the coding sequence GTGAGCGTTTTAATCGACAAATATACCCGCGTGTTGGTACAAGGTATCACCGGCAAGAATGGCACCTTTCATACTGAGCAGGCGATTGCCTACGGCACGCAAATTGTCGGCGGTATTACGCCAGGCAAGGGAGGGCAGCGGCATTTGGACCGACCGGTATTTAATTCAATGAAAGAGGCCATGCGCCAGACGCAGGCCGATGCCAGCGTGATTTATGTCCCGGCGCCGTTCGTCCTGGACTCCGTTGTGGAAGCCGTTGAAGCGGGCGTTAAATTGATTGTGGTGATCACCGAAGGCGTACCGACACTGGACATGGTTAAGGTGCGCCGCCTGCTGGATTGCCATCCGGAGGTGCGTTTAATTGGGCCTAATTGTCCGGGAATTATCACTCCCGGAGCCTGCAAAATCGGCATTATGCCGGGTGATATTCATCGTCCGGGACGCATTGGCATTATTTCCCGTTCCGGCACATTAACGTATGAAGCGGTTGCGCAAACTACCGCGCTGGGTCTCGGTCAATCGACCTGTATCGGTATCGGCGGAGATCCTATTCCCGGAACGAATTTTATTGATGCGCTGCGTTTATTTGCTGACGATCCGCAAACCGATGCGGTCATTATGATCGGTGAAATTGGCGGCAATGCGGAGGAACATGCTGCAGAGTTTATTCGCCATGAAATGAATAAACCGGTAATTGGCTATATTGCTGGCGTTACCGCACCGAAGGGAAAACGTATGGGGCATGCCGGAGCCATTATTTCCGGCAGCAGCGGTAGCGCAGAAGATAAATTCCGCGCTTTCGATAAAGCGGGGATGACCTGGACACGAAACCCGGCACAAATTGGTGAAACGTTGTGGAATGCGATTAAGTAA
- the sucC gene encoding ADP-forming succinate--CoA ligase subunit beta translates to MNLHEYQAKSLLAGMGMPCPKEIAIQHITELPEAWRTISSENKGAVLKAQVHAGGRGKAGGVKVLTQFSQAETFAVQMLGSQLVTYQTGSEGQYVSRILVCENIYPVRQELYFGVVVDRESQRVTFIVSSEGGVEIEKVAHDTPEKIDKVSVDPLTGIQPCHVRELFAVLGLEKTLYSGFSQLVNQAWKAFNELDFALLEINPLVICENGEFMCADAKVTLDDNALYRHPELQALRDETQEDERENQAAKLDLNYVALDGAIGCMVNGAGLAMATMDIIKLYGAQPANFLDVGGGATQERVSEAFRLIVSDKKVQGILVNIFGGIVRCDMIARAIIHALHEEQITLPVVVRLSGNHATEGQRLLAESGLAVEAVDSLDDAAKRIIALLK, encoded by the coding sequence ATGAATTTACATGAGTATCAGGCTAAATCATTACTGGCCGGTATGGGTATGCCATGCCCGAAAGAGATAGCGATTCAACATATTACTGAGTTGCCGGAAGCCTGGCGCACTATTTCCAGTGAAAACAAAGGCGCGGTGCTGAAAGCCCAGGTACATGCTGGTGGACGTGGGAAAGCTGGCGGCGTGAAGGTGCTCACGCAGTTTTCGCAGGCGGAAACGTTCGCCGTACAGATGCTGGGTTCGCAACTGGTGACCTACCAGACCGGGTCGGAAGGTCAGTATGTCAGCCGCATTCTGGTGTGCGAAAACATCTATCCGGTACGTCAGGAACTCTATTTTGGCGTAGTGGTTGATCGCGAAAGCCAGCGCGTCACGTTTATTGTCAGTTCTGAAGGCGGTGTGGAGATTGAAAAGGTCGCACATGACACGCCGGAAAAGATCGATAAAGTGAGCGTCGATCCGCTTACTGGCATTCAGCCTTGCCATGTGCGTGAGTTGTTTGCGGTGCTGGGACTGGAGAAAACGTTGTATTCCGGGTTCAGCCAATTGGTGAATCAGGCATGGAAGGCGTTTAACGAACTCGATTTTGCGCTGCTGGAGATTAATCCGCTGGTGATCTGTGAAAATGGCGAGTTTATGTGCGCCGACGCAAAAGTTACCCTGGATGATAACGCATTGTATCGTCACCCTGAATTACAGGCGTTACGCGATGAAACGCAGGAAGATGAGCGGGAAAACCAGGCGGCGAAACTCGACCTTAACTATGTTGCGTTGGATGGCGCTATCGGCTGTATGGTTAATGGTGCCGGGCTGGCGATGGCGACAATGGACATTATAAAACTCTATGGCGCGCAACCCGCCAACTTTCTTGACGTTGGTGGTGGTGCGACGCAGGAACGGGTCAGTGAAGCATTTCGCCTGATTGTCTCCGATAAAAAAGTACAGGGAATTCTGGTCAATATTTTCGGCGGCATCGTGCGTTGCGACATGATTGCTCGCGCCATTATCCACGCGCTGCATGAAGAACAAATTACCCTGCCGGTAGTGGTGCGTCTGTCCGGCAACCATGCGACTGAAGGGCAGCGTTTGTTGGCGGAAAGTGGTCTCGCGGTAGAAGCCGTTGATTCTCTCGATGATGCCGCGAAGCGCATCATCGCATTGCTGAAATGA
- the lpdA gene encoding dihydrolipoyl dehydrogenase, whose amino-acid sequence MKTLFDVAVMGGGPGGYVAALRAAQRGLTVVCIDDGVNALGEPSPGGTCLNVGCIPSKSLLQSSELFVQIQHEAGIHGVKVADVSFDAAAMIQRKDAIVRRLTQGIRLLFDKNKVMHVSGLATLQGQQDDCWQLTVNEQTISAKNVVIATGSQPRQLAGVTVDNTHILDNGGALALTDCPVRLGVIGAGVIGLELGSVWNRVGAQVTLLEMAETFLPALEPRLAGDVRKALAASGLEMRFGVSIDAIERQNDEVVIRWRQGDNAQETRVDKLIVAIGREPRLSGVDLAALGLVPDTRGGIDVDALCRTGKPGLWAIGDVVRGPMLAHKAMEEGLVVADQIAGLPVEPVNFLLIPSVIYTQPEVAWIGENEVTLKAIGIPFTKGHSLFAGNGRALALGQDGGRCTLYADKRTDRVLGGAIVGPQASELINEIALAMAFSASGEDIACTVHAHPTLSEVIHEAAMALNKQALHG is encoded by the coding sequence ATGAAAACTCTTTTTGACGTCGCGGTAATGGGCGGCGGTCCTGGCGGATATGTGGCGGCGCTACGGGCGGCTCAGCGTGGGCTGACGGTGGTCTGTATTGATGATGGCGTTAATGCCCTGGGCGAGCCATCGCCGGGCGGCACCTGCCTGAACGTCGGCTGTATTCCATCAAAGTCGCTGCTGCAATCATCAGAACTGTTTGTGCAAATTCAGCATGAGGCAGGGATTCACGGCGTGAAAGTCGCGGATGTTTCGTTTGATGCTGCGGCGATGATCCAGCGTAAGGACGCTATCGTACGCCGTTTGACACAGGGGATTCGTCTGCTGTTTGACAAAAATAAGGTAATGCATGTTTCCGGTCTGGCGACGTTACAGGGACAGCAGGACGATTGCTGGCAGTTAACGGTCAACGAGCAGACGATTAGCGCGAAAAACGTGGTGATCGCCACCGGTTCACAGCCGCGCCAGCTTGCGGGCGTGACGGTAGACAACACGCACATTCTGGATAATGGCGGGGCGCTGGCGTTAACCGATTGTCCGGTGCGTCTGGGGGTGATTGGCGCAGGTGTGATTGGTCTTGAACTCGGTTCCGTCTGGAACCGGGTCGGCGCACAAGTTACGCTGCTGGAGATGGCGGAAACCTTCCTGCCAGCGCTGGAGCCGAGGTTGGCTGGCGATGTGCGTAAAGCACTGGCGGCCAGCGGTCTGGAGATGCGATTCGGCGTCAGTATTGATGCTATCGAACGGCAGAATGATGAGGTTGTGATTCGCTGGCGGCAGGGCGATAACGCCCAGGAGACGCGCGTCGATAAACTGATTGTCGCAATTGGCCGTGAACCGCGCCTGTCAGGCGTCGATCTGGCTGCACTCGGGCTTGTGCCGGATACGCGTGGCGGCATTGACGTTGATGCGCTATGCCGCACCGGAAAACCAGGTTTGTGGGCGATTGGCGATGTTGTGCGTGGACCTATGCTGGCGCACAAAGCGATGGAAGAAGGGCTGGTTGTCGCTGACCAAATTGCGGGTCTGCCCGTCGAACCGGTCAACTTCTTGCTGATTCCATCCGTGATTTATACCCAGCCGGAAGTGGCGTGGATCGGCGAGAACGAAGTGACGCTGAAAGCCATCGGTATACCGTTCACTAAAGGTCATTCACTGTTTGCGGGCAATGGGCGCGCGCTGGCGCTAGGGCAGGACGGAGGACGTTGCACACTGTACGCGGACAAACGTACTGACCGTGTGCTGGGCGGAGCGATTGTCGGCCCGCAGGCTTCTGAATTAATTAATGAAATTGCGCTGGCGATGGCGTTTAGCGCTTCAGGAGAGGATATCGCCTGTACGGTACATGCGCATCCGACGCTCAGCGAAGTCATACATGAAGCGGCAATGGCGCTGAATAAGCAGGCGCTCCACGGATAA
- the odhB gene encoding 2-oxoglutarate dehydrogenase complex dihydrolipoyllysine-residue succinyltransferase: MIEITVPQLPESVTEGTLTAWCKNEGDFVRRDEVVAELETDKVILEIPAPQDGLLAKIMVSEGSSVVSAQRLAQLTPQAAGTESAATSVEPPAAMPAARLEAQRSDVDLAAVTGSGRQGRILKEDVLQHAQSVAPATAPVVPAPVMPRRPTSMGAREERREPMSRLRLRIAERLLASQRDNAILTTFNEVNMQNVMDLRARWKDRFAEKHGVKLGFMSFFVKAVTRALERFPIVNASVDGNDILWHDYCDIGIAVSSNRGLVVPVLRDAQTLSLVEIERQIADYAALARAGKLPLEALQGGTFSVTNGGTFGSMMSTPIINPPQSAILGMHAITPRPVVEKGQVVIRPMMYLALSYDHRIIDGQEAVQTLVAIRELLEAPEQLLLDL, translated from the coding sequence ATGATTGAAATTACTGTCCCTCAACTACCGGAATCAGTGACGGAAGGCACGCTGACGGCATGGTGTAAAAACGAAGGTGATTTCGTGCGTCGCGACGAGGTGGTGGCGGAACTGGAAACCGATAAAGTGATCCTCGAAATCCCCGCGCCGCAGGACGGCTTGCTGGCAAAGATTATGGTCAGCGAAGGCAGTTCCGTAGTTTCCGCGCAGCGACTGGCGCAACTGACGCCGCAGGCGGCGGGTACGGAATCAGCCGCTACATCTGTCGAACCGCCCGCCGCCATGCCTGCCGCTCGGCTTGAAGCGCAACGCAGCGATGTGGATCTTGCTGCTGTGACCGGAAGCGGACGTCAGGGACGTATTCTGAAAGAGGATGTATTGCAACATGCGCAATCTGTTGCCCCGGCAACCGCGCCAGTGGTTCCAGCCCCGGTGATGCCACGTCGGCCCACGTCAATGGGGGCTCGCGAGGAGCGCCGTGAGCCGATGTCTCGTTTACGCTTGCGTATCGCTGAGCGTTTGCTGGCTTCACAGCGGGATAATGCCATTCTGACGACCTTCAACGAAGTCAACATGCAGAATGTGATGGATCTGCGTGCTCGCTGGAAGGATCGTTTTGCGGAAAAACATGGCGTGAAGCTGGGCTTTATGTCGTTCTTTGTCAAAGCTGTCACCCGCGCGCTTGAGCGTTTCCCGATAGTCAATGCCAGCGTAGACGGCAACGATATTCTCTGGCACGACTACTGCGATATTGGCATTGCGGTGAGCAGCAATCGCGGCCTGGTTGTGCCGGTACTGCGCGATGCGCAAACTTTATCACTGGTTGAAATCGAACGGCAAATCGCTGATTACGCCGCGCTGGCGCGTGCCGGAAAACTGCCGCTGGAAGCGTTACAGGGCGGTACGTTTTCTGTCACCAACGGCGGTACGTTTGGCTCAATGATGTCCACGCCCATCATCAACCCACCGCAGTCCGCCATTCTCGGTATGCACGCCATTACACCGCGTCCGGTAGTGGAAAAGGGTCAGGTGGTGATCCGCCCAATGATGTATCTCGCGCTGAGTTACGACCATCGCATTATTGATGGCCAAGAAGCGGTACAGACGCTGGTTGCAATCCGCGAACTGCTGGAAGCACCGGAACAGCTGTTGCTGGACCTGTAA
- a CDS encoding 2-oxoglutarate dehydrogenase E1 component, translating to MENTTSPDALLNADNASWLEEHYRTWLRSPEMVPEDWRRFFLTEEFLSDDSAATSNVTGTTIKKQAAVTQLIQAWRNLGHLRAKLDPLDMMQPPDVPQLTPAFWGLTAEDLNQEFSAAFGGRHTQMPLKQIIAMLEQAWAGSCAYELAHLDNSDEIAWLLERIERGNVPAPDAQTCMLRFEKLVAAETLERYLHTRYVGQKRFSLEGGESAISALNTLALHVREQGVDELVIGMAHRGRLNVLVNLLGKDPAQLFAEFEGKQAIGEGSGDVKYHMGYSCNMQTPVGALHIALAYNPSHLEIVNPVVLGQVRARQNRRGEKGQTKVMGVLIHGDSALGGLGVNQATFNLSQTRGYGTGGTIHLVINNQVGFTTSHLQDMRSSRYCTDIAKMAAAPVIHVNGDDVDAVCEAITLACDWRNIFHRDIIVDLVCFRKLGHNESDEPRLTQPQMYQAVDSHPGMRTRYGDALIQRGVLTPAQQEQKINEYRDWLDACQKRDPLPTPDSTHPFSANWDGLTNPQWSVQPETGLSCEELSYYGNIITTLPDEVTAHPTLKRQLALRKEMTAGVQPVDWGMAEMLAYASLVDNGFGVRLSGEDSGRGTFSHRHAVVHNQAQAGCWLPLQHIREGQAPFEVFDSVLNEEAMLAWEYGYSTSAPQQLVIWEAQFGDFANGAQVAIDQFISSGETKWGRYSGLTILLPHGYDGQGPEHSSARPERWLQLCAEHNMHVVVPGESAQMFHLLRGQVLRSARKPLVVFVSKRLLRFKGAMSELSQFSAGMFRPVITDAYPHDPALVKQVILCSGQVYYDALDARKQRGLEDSVAIVRVEQLYPFPTDELNAALAQWRHCPHWVWLQEEPENQGAWRQIRHELASLTLENPDWRYAGRPAAAAPATGYGRVHKQQIDDFLADAFAPVQP from the coding sequence ATGGAGAACACAACCTCGCCCGATGCATTGCTAAACGCTGACAATGCCAGCTGGCTTGAAGAACACTACCGGACCTGGCTGCGTTCGCCAGAGATGGTTCCTGAAGACTGGCGGCGCTTTTTTCTTACAGAAGAGTTCCTCTCTGACGACAGTGCCGCCACGAGCAACGTGACAGGCACAACGATCAAAAAACAGGCAGCGGTAACGCAGTTGATCCAGGCCTGGCGAAATCTCGGACATTTGCGTGCGAAACTCGATCCGCTGGACATGATGCAACCCCCTGATGTGCCTCAACTGACGCCTGCGTTCTGGGGGTTAACGGCGGAGGATTTAAATCAGGAATTTAGTGCTGCTTTTGGCGGACGCCATACCCAAATGCCGCTCAAACAAATCATCGCCATGCTGGAACAAGCGTGGGCTGGCAGTTGCGCATATGAACTGGCGCATCTGGATAATAGTGACGAGATTGCCTGGTTACTGGAGCGTATTGAGCGCGGCAACGTCCCCGCGCCGGATGCGCAAACTTGCATGCTCCGCTTTGAAAAACTGGTGGCGGCGGAAACTCTGGAACGTTATCTGCACACTCGTTACGTCGGTCAAAAACGTTTCTCGCTTGAAGGCGGCGAAAGTGCGATCTCCGCGCTGAATACGCTGGCGCTGCACGTGCGTGAACAGGGCGTGGACGAACTGGTCATTGGTATGGCGCATCGTGGGCGGCTAAATGTGCTGGTCAATTTACTGGGTAAAGATCCGGCCCAGCTCTTTGCCGAATTTGAAGGTAAACAGGCCATTGGCGAAGGTTCCGGTGACGTAAAGTATCACATGGGCTATTCCTGCAATATGCAAACGCCTGTGGGAGCGCTGCATATCGCGCTGGCCTATAACCCATCTCACCTGGAAATCGTCAACCCGGTGGTGCTTGGGCAGGTTAGGGCGCGACAGAACCGGCGTGGCGAAAAGGGGCAGACAAAGGTGATGGGCGTGCTGATCCACGGTGATTCGGCGCTGGGCGGTCTTGGCGTTAATCAGGCCACCTTTAATCTGTCGCAGACGCGCGGCTATGGCACTGGCGGGACAATTCATCTGGTCATTAATAATCAGGTCGGATTTACCACTTCTCATTTACAGGATATGCGTTCATCCCGTTATTGCACCGACATCGCCAAAATGGCGGCGGCACCGGTAATTCATGTGAACGGTGACGATGTGGACGCCGTCTGCGAGGCGATAACGCTGGCCTGCGACTGGCGCAATATTTTCCACCGCGACATCATTGTTGATCTGGTTTGCTTCCGTAAGCTAGGTCATAACGAAAGCGATGAACCCCGTCTGACCCAACCGCAAATGTATCAGGCAGTGGACTCCCACCCGGGTATGCGTACCCGCTACGGCGACGCGTTGATCCAGCGTGGCGTACTGACCCCCGCGCAGCAGGAGCAAAAAATCAACGAATACCGTGACTGGCTGGATGCCTGCCAGAAACGCGATCCGCTGCCGACACCGGATTCCACACATCCGTTTAGCGCTAATTGGGATGGTTTAACCAATCCGCAGTGGAGCGTACAGCCAGAAACCGGGCTGTCATGTGAAGAATTGTCTTATTACGGCAACATCATTACCACGCTGCCGGACGAGGTGACCGCCCATCCTACGCTCAAACGTCAGCTTGCCTTGCGCAAAGAGATGACCGCAGGCGTACAGCCAGTCGATTGGGGGATGGCGGAGATGCTGGCCTATGCCTCGCTGGTGGATAATGGATTTGGCGTGCGTTTGTCCGGTGAAGATTCGGGGCGCGGCACGTTCAGTCATCGTCATGCCGTTGTGCATAATCAGGCGCAAGCCGGTTGTTGGCTGCCATTGCAACATATCCGCGAGGGGCAAGCGCCTTTCGAGGTCTTTGATTCGGTACTGAATGAAGAGGCGATGCTGGCCTGGGAGTATGGCTATTCCACCTCTGCACCACAGCAACTGGTTATCTGGGAAGCGCAGTTTGGTGATTTTGCCAACGGCGCGCAGGTGGCTATCGACCAGTTTATCTCTTCAGGCGAAACCAAGTGGGGACGCTATAGCGGCTTAACCATTCTGCTGCCTCACGGCTACGATGGACAGGGGCCGGAGCATTCCTCCGCCCGCCCTGAACGTTGGCTACAGCTTTGCGCGGAACACAACATGCACGTTGTTGTACCAGGTGAATCCGCACAAATGTTCCACCTGTTACGCGGGCAGGTTTTACGTTCTGCGCGCAAGCCATTGGTGGTGTTTGTGAGTAAGCGCTTGCTGCGTTTTAAAGGCGCGATGAGCGAACTCTCGCAATTTAGCGCAGGGATGTTCAGGCCTGTGATTACCGATGCTTATCCACACGATCCGGCACTGGTCAAACAGGTCATTCTGTGTAGCGGCCAGGTCTATTACGACGCATTAGACGCCCGCAAGCAGCGTGGCCTCGAAGACAGTGTGGCAATTGTGCGTGTGGAACAACTTTATCCATTCCCGACTGACGAGCTGAACGCAGCGCTGGCGCAGTGGCGGCACTGCCCGCACTGGGTCTGGCTGCAGGAGGAACCTGAAAATCAGGGCGCATGGCGGCAAATTCGTCACGAACTGGCGTCGCTGACGCTGGAGAACCCGGACTGGCGTTACGCGGGGCGTCCGGCGGCTGCCGCGCCAGCGACAGGCTATGGGCGCGTGCATAAACAACAAATTGACGATTTTCTTGCGGATGCGTTCGCTCCCGTCCAGCCATAA